The following is a genomic window from Phaseolus vulgaris cultivar G19833 chromosome 6, P. vulgaris v2.0, whole genome shotgun sequence.
AAATTTAACATTCTCGATGACATATTTTGACTTGAGaattaaaattgcaaaaaaataactattctCACTCCATACACCTCGAATGTGAAATTAGGGAGAATTTGATAATGTGTCAAGTTATCGTCAATTTCACGTTGTTGAAATTAATTTAACATAAGAGATCagattgaataatttaaaaaaaaaactatgaattttttaaaactcaataTAGCAATTTGATTTTTTGACGTTCAAAATATGGACAAAAAGTTAAGTAAACCCATTTTAACAGTACATATGTATATttgtttacaaaaataaaaaccgagacaaataaaaaaaacatacatatTCATTCagtttaagaaatatttttataggcagataagaaaacaaaaaataatatatcatagttttcattttttatatttaatggttatttttaattgcaataataaTTGTACAAATTAATTGTATTTTATCATCACATAGAAAACATGGACACATAGGCGATAGAATCTTATGTTTCTATCAATTATGTATATACAAACATgtataaaaattgttttttttcttattagcCACGTTATAAACTAATAGATgaaatgaattattattttttcaaaaacttaTAGGATTAAACTGAAGTTTAAAAAAAGCAGAAAAAACAgttaaaggataaaaatgtgtaattagtaattatttaatatatttacaaTAATGAAAGTGAGaatgtaaaataattaaaatataaaacttcatacatattttgtagaaaaaaatatcatatttatcTGTGTTGAAAAAAAAGCCTAACATCACACTTAAAAACGTAGAATAATATTACTTATGcaaaatatatgataaaaagataaaaaataaataaaagattcaGATGTAAGGCACCacacaatgattttttttttatcggtaataaaaaataaataaatgggaaccacttcaggggtggttcaacccttataaaTAAAGAACAAAACACCTTACCACACTCCTACCACGAAACACCTACCTGAATATCTAAGGAACAACCAAACTAACTATAGGAAAACATTAAATTATCATCCTCATACAATCCACTGGGTTCAAAACCCAATTAGAGTACCCGAAGGAAACACAATGAGACTTTGCATAAATCCACGACCAAACCTGTACCTGTACCAAGGCGAATACTTCGAGCGCATCTACCACCCCCCTATCAAAGGACACACAATTCCTATGATTCCAAATACCACTCACCAATGTTGTTAAAATCGTAACTCGTAAGCGGATCGGAGAGGGAAAAAAAGATTGTAACTCGGGGATCGTAACTCGACTCGGAAGAGTTACTATCCGAGTTACTATAcataagataattaaaaatagactCATAATTCATGAAATGGTTCAAATATATAACATAACTAAATGGTCCaaatacataacataattaaaagtAGATTCAACATAATGTTTAATACAAATAAACTATCCAATTAAATCATTCACACTAATCATAGGATAATCATCTTGGTCCTCCAAAAGATCTTCTTTTTCATTATCATCAATCGGAGGAACTTCCAAATCATCATCAATTGGAGGAACCTCCAAATCATTTGTTGCTCTTCTACTAGCATCATCTTCTCCAACTTCAAGTAATATGTCTTCATCTAAACCATATAATGTTTCATTTTCCTCCACAGTCCATTCATCATCAGAAGAAAGATCATCAATAGtatattcttttgtttttctaacaTCTTTCTTCTTCGTCAATCTTGAATTAGTCATCACAAACACCACATCATTCATAGTCCTTTGGTGTAAACGATTTCTTTTCTTGGTGTGGacctaaataattataaaactagTTAACACATCATATGAtcatctaaaaaataattatgaaatcactttcaataatttaaattcttaCCCTTTCAAAAGCACTCCAATTACGCTCACAGCCAGATGAACTACAAGTCAAACTCAATACTCTAATTGCAAATCTTTGTAGTTCTGGATGTTGATCACCATATGATTCCCACCATTGTGATGGAGTTTTGGTCTTGAGTCCAAGTTGAGCTAATGGAGTACCATACAATCCAGACTTGGTCTTGAAACTCTCTAATTGAAGATCAACTTTACCCATCACATCAAGATCTCCCACCAACCTCTCCAAACATTCATACAGTCCACGTTTCACCTCATAATCAACTTTAAAGTCAGGATGATAGTGTAACATGGGATTAAGATAATAGCCTGCAGCATGCAACGGCCTATGCAATTGGTTGTCCCATCGATGATCAATGATTTCCCAAATGGGAGTGTAGCTagataagataaaaataaataaattaatctcCAAAACAAGTCTATATATCTAATTGAGAAATCAAATATAGGTAAATTACCTTTTACTAACTCCATTGAAGAGATTTTGTATCTTCTCTTTTGCAATGTCCATCTCTTCATAAATAAATCCCATGGCTGGTTTCTCATGTGAATCAACCATGCGCAACACTTTAATAAGGGGAAGAGCACCCctcaaacaatttaaaatgtttttccaaaatccCTTGTCCAATATCAAATTTTCTACCAACCCTCCATCTCTAGTTTTTGCAAATTGACTGGATTGCCACTCCGAGGATGTGAACATCTTAATAAGTGATCCTTTATTATCATTCAAGCATCCTAAAGTCAGATAAGAGGTGGCAAAACGAGTATTGGCTGGTCTTATCAAATCTTTTCCATCACTATATTTGTGCAACAAGGAGATAAGACCAGTTCTTGAGTAAATGTAAGTTGTAATTTTCTTACCATTGACGATTGTGTCGTGATGGAGTggtattttcttttcaaaatcttctaACATCATATCAATGCAATGAGCTGCACAAGGGGTCCAATACAACTTTTTCCTCTTTTGCATTAACAACTCCCCAGCTGCTTTATAATTTGCTGCATTATCTGTTACAACTTGGATGACATTTTCTTCCCCCACCTCTTCAACAATATCATCTATCATTTTGAAGATTTTATCAGCGGTCTTGCATATGTCAGATGCATCAATAGATTTCAAAAAGACAGTTCCTCTTGGACTATTTACCAAAAAATTAAGTATAGTCCTCCTCTTCCTATCCGTCCATCCATCTGTCATTATTGTACATCCAGTTTTTTTCCAAACAAGTTTATGTTCTTCTACAATGTGCTTTGTGTTCTCAACCTCTTGCTTCAAATACTTCACTCTTATTTCATGATATGATGGTGACTTTAATCCGGGACCATGTCTACCAATTAACTCAACCATCCTCTTAAATTCCTCACTGTTTGCTACATTAAAAGGAATTGCATTATTGTAGAAAAACCTAGCCATCTCTTGACATCCATCCTCTCTCTCATTCTTCTTGAAAATTGAATTAATTGTACTTTGAGTTCCCTTTCTTTTAAAGATATTTGATGAGTCCCCAGTCTCTTCTCCACTTGATCTTTTTCTAGAACTTTCTTCTGTATGTCCAATATTACTCTCTTCTATAGAGATTGATTTCCTTAACAAACTCTGTTGCAGATTATGAACAGTATCCAACATTGATTTTTTAACATCTTCCGGCACCGATACACAAGCTCCCACATCCTTTGAAGTTCCTGCTAGATGGTGCTTTAATCTGTAAACCCCTCCTGTCAAAACCTTTTCACAATActtacattttaattttcttgttgTTCCATCAACAGAAACACAATGTTTCCAAGCTGGATCAGTTCTTCCACTTGCCATTATAAGTTATAACTTATAACCCATGAACAGTGGCGGAACAAAGAAAATTGCGTCTGAACAGAGGCGGAGCAGAACAAATGGACAGTGGCGGAGCAGAGCAGATCGCACAGTGCGACTGTGCGACGGTCGTGGCAGAGGCAGTGCGACAGTGCGACGGTCGTGGCGGAGGCAGTGCGACGCGAATGGCGAAGGCGCGAATGGCGAAGGCAAATGACGAAGGCACGATCGACGGCGGCGACGACGACGACAGGTAGCGTGGACGACGGCGGCGACGACAGGTAGCGTGGACGGCGACCAAACGGCGCGATAGAGGCACAGGTTCTTCAAAAATTAGGGTTGCGTTTTGGGATTAGGGTTTCTGAACTAAAATTAGGGGTTTtaggtttttttaaaaattagggttttttGGGCCGCGTCATGGATCGCAGAGGCCCATGGATCGCCGATCCAACCCCTGGATCGTCGGATCGCTCCGATCCGTTGAGAAAACGAGTCAGGCACCGATCTAGCACGTTTTTAGCATGAAAGATCGTAAAATCGCGATTTTTCCGATCTAAATCGCGATTTTAACAACACTGCCACTCACAACTCCAACCCAAATTGCACCCCAAACATCATTAACCGAATCTGAAGTCTGACTTAACCTGAACTGCAGAAAGTTTGCCAAAGGATCCTTATGAATAACGAAGGATACGCCTAGCCACTTAAAACAAATATACCAAACACGCCAAGCGAAATCGCAGACGGAAAACAGATGACTGAACGACTCTTCCACCATCCCACACAGACAACACAAAGGATTCTCAATCACCACCCCGCATCTTTCCAGATTTACCCTAGTAGCAACCTTATTCTCTATCACCCTCCAAGTTGTGAACAAAGCAGAAGGCAAAGCTTTGCACCTCCACAACTTACTATAAACTGGAGGGACCTCCCCAACTGTATCCTTCCTAACTTGAACATAGGCTGAGTTAACCGTAAAAGTTTTGAACCCCCCAGCCTTCCAAATCCAACAATCTTCCTTCCCCAGTTCCAACTTCGCCCCTTGCAACAGCTGAACCAACTGCTCCTCCAGAGGCTTCTCCCATTCGAAAAAGGATCTACGCCAAACAAAGTGCCACACCCAAACACCATCAATCCAATTCCCAAGCTCAGCCACCTTTGCATCTTTAGCCAAACTAAGGGAAAACAGTCTCGGGAAAACGACCTTCAAAGCTCCACAACTCAACCAACTGTCCTCCCAGAAAGAGATACCCTTCCCATCACCAACATCCCACTGAAAaccatcttcaaaacttcttCCCCAACCCTCCGAAGCCCACACCTCcatcaaatctttccaccaaaggGAACCCTTTCTGATTTTACCCACCTCTCTCAATTTTCTCCAACCACCATATTTAGAAACAAGGATTTCTTTCCACAAACCTCCTTTATCTGTACCCAACCTCCAAATCCACTTACCTAACAAAGCCAGATTAAACTTCCTAAGGTCAATAACACCAAGGCCCCCATAATCACGAGGCTCACAAACTTTTTTCCAGGAGACCCAAGCGATCTTCCTACCATCAGAACCCCACCCCCAAAGGCACAACACAATGATAACCTCTTTAATACATTACTTTGTCATTAATCGTTCTACAAATATACGGTCGTAACTTtgtcaaaaatattaaatgaaagaAATGTAATTTGATATTAAGCATACCCAGTGAATTAATATTTCGCATGAAAAAATACAAGATTGTTAGAGAGATTTAAATTATTCAGCACaaaatgttggagatcccacgtcgactagagatacaaacatttcattatatatgagtgagtgcaaatctcaatcttataagccgattttatagagttgagttagacttaaagtccacctCGTAAAATAAAAGATAGAATAATAAGAGATATTTTCTCATAATAGTTCTATGAGTAtcaagggttttttttttttttatagtgtatggaattttaaaaatatttatggatgTAGGAAGATAAATGATAATAATTCAGTTTTGAATATATTGTTTCTTTATTTCTTGCTCAAAGGTATTATTTATTGTCATTTTTAAGATCTTGTCAAATTATTTAACAAACTGACTATAATCATTTAATAACCACATAAGAAGAGTGAGTAATATCACCaaaccaacaaaaaaaaatgtaaaatcagTTATATTACATGttcaaaatgaatttaaaataaaaaaaaatcagaatgaGTTGTATAATCTGCAATGGCTAatcaattttgaagaaaaaaatatattttgtatactTATACAACCGATTTTATGTACTGACTGGTCTTattatatactttatttttttcagaGAGAAACTATATCTAGTTATCGAAAAACGATATTTGTTTCGCTATAATAACTCGTTGTGACACGTGGATAATTTTTAACtagttaaaataattatatatatatatattatagttaattttttataaccTATTTCTTAGCAAATATCACattatatgtaaatttttatttcatatatatgcataaatgtattttttttaaagaaaggaaataaaaaaatcttattctCAAATATCATTGTTTATAATATATGTGTTCGTGTACATATTaacatatgaaaatataattaaaatgactAATTTGATTGGTAATTCATAATTAATCTAGTTTCCATCTCAGAGTCATACAATAATGAAACTATTAATCACAATAATTCAATCTCATTTCAATCATATAAATCacatatcattttttttttaatttcaatcagATTCATCACCCATTAGTCTATTTATAATCAGAATgctttgattttattttgtttttgtacaTTAATATAGTCTCACATCGTTTAAGAGTCGAAGCcaataacaatttatatattCCTCATCTTTTTTCATCAACTAATATCTTATTTTACGTGATTTAGATCATTAATAAAGTTAAGTGATTTATGTTAAACATAATTTTTCATACTTAAGGCACTGATACATAATACATAATCTTAAATGTGTGACATTAAGTTTAAAAGAAACTTTCATCATGCACATAAAATACATATCAACCATCcatacattatttaaaaattctCAAATCAGTTA
Proteins encoded in this region:
- the LOC137833516 gene encoding uncharacterized protein — protein: MEVWASEGWGRSFEDGFQWDVGDGKGISFWEDSWLSCGALKVVFPRLFSLSLAKDAKVAELGNWIDGVWVWHFVWRRSFFEWEKPLEEQLVQLLQGAKLELGKEDCWIWKAGGFKTFTVNSAYVQVRKDTVGEVPPVYSKLWRCKALPSALFTTWRVIENKVATRVNLERCGVVIENPLCCLCGMVEESFSHLFSVCDFAWRVWYICFKWLGVSFVIHKDPLANFLQFRLSQTSDSVNDVWGAIWVGVVSGSVVKIAI
- the LOC137833515 gene encoding uncharacterized protein — protein: MASGRTDPAWKHCVSVDGTTRKLKCKYCEKVLTGGVYRLKHHLAGTSKDVGACVSVPEDVKKSMLDTVHNLQQSLLRKSISIEESNIGHTEESSRKRSSGEETGDSSNIFKRKGTQSTINSIFKKNEREDGCQEMARFFYNNAIPFNVANSEEFKRMVELIGRHGPGLKSPSYHEIRVKYLKQEVENTKHIVEEHKLVWKKTGCTIMTDGWTDRKRRTILNFLVNSPRGTVFLKSIDASDICKTADKIFKMIDDIVEEVGEENVIQVVTDNAANYKAAGELLMQKRKKLYWTPCAAHCIDMMLEDFEKKIPLHHDTIVNGKKITTYIYSRTGLISLLHKYSDGKDLIRPANTRFATSYLTLGCLNDNKGSLIKMFTSSEWQSSQFAKTRDGGLVENLILDKGFWKNILNCLRGALPLIKVLRMVDSHEKPAMGFIYEEMDIAKEKIQNLFNGVSKSYTPIWEIIDHRWDNQLHRPLHAAGYYLNPMLHYHPDFKVDYEVKRGLYECLERLVGDLDVMGKVDLQLESFKTKSGLYGTPLAQLGLKTKTPSQWWESYGDQHPELQRFAIRVLSLTCSSSGCERNWSAFERVHTKKRNRLHQRTMNDVVFVMTNSRLTKKKDVRKTKEYTIDDLSSDDEWTVEENETLYGLDEDILLEVGEDDASRRATNDLEVPPIDDDLEVPPIDDNEKEDLLEDQDDYPMISVNDLIG